In one window of Episyrphus balteatus chromosome 3, idEpiBalt1.1, whole genome shotgun sequence DNA:
- the LOC129913043 gene encoding homeobox protein prospero isoform X3, whose amino-acid sequence MMSSEEDTECFGLYDKLLINTNSSEKNIVGSGLNSLIISNSNSNSSSIISNSSTSIKNKKCNRQRGCGESGNSNYSSIPNFSFRPSSFMSSASAAAAGLYGTLLNQTQSAHFVGGLFGPNGFGSAKMLNEILGRQMKQAQDATSGLPTSLVDNAMLTAAMESATSADLLSASVNSSFNSSKLLSNNCMTHSAIGNNAGARSGGGGSGGSVVNNNKSDPISSSNSTPVDTGENIINNQKEVCERLNESESVSPKQQQQQQPAVTTQQQNKQQQNNLAHHMLRNILQGKNDLIALDQELRSVINQHSKNENMKQNKTSGSGGCSDDAISQDNNFISKSSKNNTSATNNNNNNNGSTNRNLGNTCGGENHSTGGVSGVSNNSAHSSSNKAISNLIGSVGELMNTLGSCSDVKIKSEPNMPTTAAGIGDNNNCNLNIETNNNNNNESGGRVSRNTIRQAKTSENLDTDENIAVSDEMKELNFFEMDKSHLMSDIETKKETEDLFEDELMVLSSRSDLESIGSPSNSDINDMMLDSAKEDQGEELGKDTDSLSNKPSRKLKPIVLDMKRARVENIVSSIQSSPSSHHQMHLQVNGCKKRKLYQPQQHAMERYAAAAAGLNFGLNMQSLILEEDEEEDTESPQIQQKRVQKNALKSQLRTMQEQLAEMQQKYVQLCSRMEQESECQEVDDTASDSVDNDCAISPALSLTNSTHNTSIQRPLSISPSLYSPKTKRHASTIKPSIANTPPMLAQIMSKMITAKTHCPIVEQSHLQQAFNQKSSLLQKIPNIPDDPAHVPQPPISNAAAMYLGQHFLLEHEVRIAKETVERQQQKQLQQQHQKEQQQKQRTENQRKFEQEQKEALQTQKDQQQQQQQQQQQQQQQHQQQQQQQQQQQQQQQQQQQHHQRQLNQQREAQQHRHQHQHQPVDVRLFESQAASIGNHLLASHSHQRTQQPQQMHTNTSTQSSIKSEISEKFNMLRSHSSSTVRMSGSDLEGLADVLKSEITTSLSALVDTIVTRFVHQRRLFNKQSQSVAAAADQLNKDLMMASQILDRKSPRTKEADQLFSSSMPTVSASVVNTSSSNMISTQSAGIFQAPKAPQSMSSVAAVSLYNSIGIVGSGSGPLTTTMNPYCISEPREQNVEQNEALSLVVTPKKKRHKVTDTRITPRTVSRILAQDGVLGPNTGPHNLTSDSNHVQNASSQQNTYMNQTPPVSNSNISVALTSTTPSKSSSPRANPYHPPAPPMMSVSLPTSVAIPNPSLHESQVFSPYSPFFNPHHGPHGNSHLPPAAAQMQHIKMSSSPPGLGGILENRDSPPLPHPQTILHPALLAAAHHGNSPDYSAHLRAAMENQDRNSECNSADMQFDGIQPTISFLKQQIIKSDSLTPLHSSTLTPMHLRKAKLMFFWVRYPSSAVLKMYFPDIKFNKNNTAQLVKWFSNFREFYYIQMEKYARQAVTEGIKNCEDLHVGGDSELYRVLNLHYNRNNHIEVPSNFRFVVEQTLREFFRAIQGGKDTEQSWKKSIYKIISRMDDPVPEYFKSPNFLEQLE is encoded by the exons ATGATGTCATCAGAGGAGGACACAGAGTGCTTTGGGTTGTATGATAAGTTACTTATTAACACAAATAGttctgaaaaaaatatcgtCGGCTCTGGTTTAAACTCTTTGATAATAAGCAACAGCAATAGTAATAGCAGTAGTATCATAAGTAATAGTAGTACtagtatcaaaaataaaaagtgcaatCGACAACGCGGGTGCGGTGAGTCAGGGAATAGTAATTACTCGTCAATACCCAATTTCAGTTTCCGTCCGTCTTCATTCATGAGCAGTGCATCCGCGGCAGCAGCTGGTCTGTATGGCACATTATTAAATCAAACGCAATCGGCTCACTTCGTTGGTGGTTTGTTCGGTCCAAACGGTTTCGGTTcagcaaaaatgttaaatgaAATATTGGGCCGACAAATGAAACAAGCACAAGATGCTACTAGTGGTTTACCAACATCTTTAGTTGATAATGCAATGTTAACGGCTGCAATGGAATCAGCAACAAGTGCAGACTTATTAAGTGCTAGCGTAAATTCGAGCTTTAATTCTTCAAAGCTATTAAGTAATAACTGCATGACACATAGTGCTATTGGGAATAACGCGGGTGCTCGtagtggtggtggtggtagTGGTGGAAGTGTTGTAAATAACAACAAAAGTGACCCTATTTCTTCTTCGAATTCAACGCCTGTAGATACAGgggaaaatattataaataatcaaaaagaaGTTTGTGAACGTTTGAATGAAAGTGAATCTGTATCTCCAaagcaacaacagcaacaacaaccaGCAGTGACAACTCAACAACAGAAtaagcaacaacaaaataatttagCTCACCATATGCTTCGGAATATTTTACAAGGCAAAAATGATTTGATTGCACTTGATCAAGAACTGCGATCGGTTATAAATCAACatagtaaaaatgaaaatatgaaacaaaataaaactagtGGTAGTGGTGGGTGCAGTGATGATGCTATTTCTCAAGATAATAATTTCATCAGTAAAAGTAGTAAGAATAATACAAGtgcaacaaataataataacaacaataatGGTAGTACTAACAGAAATTTAGGCAATACTTGTGGTGGTGAAAATCATTCAACTGGAGGAGTTTCAGGAGTGAGTAATAACAGTGCGCACTCTTCCAGTAATAAAGCGATAAGTAATTTAATAGGTAGTGTTGGCGAGCTTATGAACACTTTGGGAAGCTGTTCTGATGTTAAAATTAAATCCGAACCTAACATGCCAACAACAGCTGCAGGCATTGGAGATAACAATAATTGTAATTTAAATATAGAAaccaataataacaataataacgAAAGTGGTGGTCGTGTTAGTAGAAATACAATAAGGCAAGCAAAAACTTCAGAAAATTTAGATACAGATGAAAATATTGCCGTTTCCGATGAAATGAAAGAActaaattttttcgaaatgGATAAATCCCATTTAATGAGTGATATTGAGACTAAAAAAGAAACTGAAGATTTGTTTGAAGATGAATTGATGGTGTTGAGTTCGAGGTCGGATCTAGAATCGATTGGGTCACCAAGTAACTCGGATATAAATGACATGATGCTAGACAGTGCAAAAGAAGACCAAGGTGAAGAACTTGGTAAGGATACTGATTCATTATCAAATAAACCAAGTAGAAAATTGAAGCCCATTGTTTTGGATATGAAACGAGCGCgggttgaaaatattgtttcttCAATACAATCTAGTCCGTCCTCTCATCATCAAATGCATCTTCAAGTAAATGGATGTAAGAAACGAAAGCTTTACCAACCACAGCAGCACGCAATGGAACGATATGCGGCCGCTGCTGCGGGACTCAACTTTGGATTAAATATGCAAAGTTTGATTCTTGAAGAAGATGAAGAGGAAGATACCGAATCACCACAAATTCAACAAAAACGtgtacaaaaaaatgcattaaaatcaCAATTAAGAACAATGCAAGAACAACTAGCTGAAATGCAGCAAAAATATGTGCAATTATGCTCACGAATGGAACAGGAGTCTGAGTGTCAAGAAGTCGATGACACAGCTAGCGACAGTGTGGATAACGATTGTGCGATATCACCAGCGTTATCGCTAACGAATTCAACACACAATACGTCAATTCAAAGACCATTATCGATTTCGCCGTCTTTATATTCGCCGAAAACTAAAAGACATGCGTCGACGATAAAACCATCGATTGCTAACACTCCTCCTATGCTAGCCCAAATTATGAGCAAGATGATTACTGCGAAGACACATTGTCCAATAGTAGAACAATCGCATCTGCAGCAggcatttaatcaaaaaagttcCCTGTTACAAAAAATACCTAATATTCCGGATGATCCAGCTCATGTACCGCAACCTCCTATAAGTAATGCAGCAGCGATGTACTTAGGTCAGCATTTCTTGCTGGAGCATGAAGTTCGGATAGCTAAAGAAACTGTTGAAAGGCAACAGCAAAAACAACTTCAACAACAGCAccaaaaagaacaacaacaaaagcagAGAACtgaaaatcaaagaaaatttgAGCAGGAACAAAAGGAAGCATTACAAACACAAAAAgaccaacagcagcagcaacaacaacagcagcagcaacaacaacaacagcatcaacagcagcaacaacaacagcagcaacaacaacagcagcaacaacaacaacaacagcaccaTCAAAGGCAGCTTAATCAGCAGCGAGAAGCTCAGCAGCATCGGCATCAGCATCAGCATCAGCCAGTCGATGTTAGACTTTTCGAATCACAAGCTGCTTCAATTGGGAATCATTTATTGGCTTCCCATTCGCACCAACGAACGCAGCAACCTCAACAAATGCATACGAACACATCAACTCAATCTtcaataaaatctgaaatatctgaaaaatttaACATGCTTCGATCACATTCCTCTTCGACGGTGCGAATGTCCGGCTCTGATCTAGAAGGACTAGCTGATGTTCTAAAGTCTGAAATAACTACATCCTTATCTGCGTTGGTAGATACAATTGTAACAAGGTTCGTCCATCAACGCCGACTATTCAACAAACAATCACAATCTGTTGCAGCAGCTGCTGATCAATTGAACAAAGATCTTATGATGGCTTCACAAATCCTAGACAGAAAATCTCCCCGTACAAAAGAAGCAGATCAATTGTTTTCTAGTTCTATGCCCACTGTATCAGCATCTGTAGTAAATACGTCAAGCAGTAATATGATCAGCACTCAATCAG CGGGTATATTTCAGGCACCAAAAGCACCTCAAAGTATGAGTTCTGTTGCAGCAGTCTCACTCTACAATTCGATTGGGATAGTAGGAAGTGGCAGTGGACCGCTAACAACAACAATGAATCCTTACTGCATATCTGAACCCAGGGAACAAAATGTGGAACAAAATGAAGCACTAAGCCTAGTTGTAACCCCCAAGAAAAAACGTCACAAAGTCACTGATACTCGGATTACTCCACGAACTGTAAGTCGAATACTAGCACAAGATGGTGTTCTCGGTCCTAACACTGGTCCACACAACTTAACATCAGATTCAAATCACGTACAAAATGCAAGCTCTCAACAAAATACCTACATGAATCAAACGCCACCTGTTAGTAACAGTAATATAAGTGTAGCACTGACAAGTACGACGCCATCGAAAAGTTCATCACCGCGTGCAAACCCATACCACCCGCCAGCGCCACCAATGATGTCAGTATCCCTACCCACATCCGTAGCAATACCAAATCCTTCGTTGCATGAGTCTCAAGTATTTTCACCATATAGTCCGTTTTTTAATCCACATCACGGACCACATGGAAATTCACATCTACCACCTGCCGCTGCACAAATGCAACATATTAAAATGTCATCGAGCCCACCTGGTCTTGGTGGTATATTAGAAAACAGGGATTCGCCACCATTACCACATCCACAAACAATACTGCATCCTGCTCTGTTAGCGGCAGCACATCATGGGAACTCACCTGATTATAGTGCGCATTTGCGAGCGGCAATGGAGAACCAAGATCGTAATTCAGAGTGCAACTCGGCAGATATGCAATTTGACGGAATTCAACCAACGATATCCTTTTTGAAACAACAAATAat CAAATCGGATTCTTTAACTCCACTGCACTCATCGACATTAACACCAATGCACCTGCGAAAGGCGAAACTTATGTTCTTTTGGGTGCGCTATCCTAGTTCAGCAGTTCTAAAAATGTACTTCCCAGAcatcaaatttaacaaaaacaacacagcACAATTGGTCAAATGGTTTTCAAATTTTCG AGAATTTTACTATATACAAATGGAGAAGTATGCTCGACAAGCCGTAACAGAAGGAATTAAAAATTGTGAAGATCTTCATGTTGGTGGCGACAGCGAGCTTTACCGAGTTTTGAACCTGCATTACAATCGCAATAATCACATAGAG gTTCCTTCGAACTTTCGTTTTGTTGTTGAACAAACTTTGCGTGAATTTTTTAGAGCTATTCAAGGTGGCAAGGACACTGAACAATCGTGGAAAAAAtcaatatacaaaattatatctCGAATGGATGATCCTGTACCAGAGTATTTCAAATCACCAAATTTTCTGGAGCAATtggaataa